ATTATGTTTGCTTTAGTTTGTTAGTGTTTGCCACCCTACTTACGCCTATTTTTGCCGCGAGTTTTGGTGCCGCTAATATTCATCTTAATGACGTATTGATGATATTTAATACTTTATTAGGTGGCGACATGGCGAGTGCTATTAATGGCAGTGACCATGCGATTAAGTTAACTGAGCGAATTGTGCTTGAATTACGTTTACCGCGGATTTTATTGGCCTTTGTGGCTGGTGCAGGGTTGTCTATTGCTGGCAGTGTATTGCAAACCGTGACCCGTAATCCGTTAGCCGATCCTTATTTATTTGGTATTAGTTCTGGGGCGTCATTTGGCGCTGTGGTCGTAGTGTCATTATTCAGTCAAACCGGTTTGTTTGCCGATATATTTTCTGGGGGACTAGCCATAGCCCCTAGTTTTACTGCTCAACCTTGGTGGTCTTGGTCGACGTTAAGCATACCTATTGGGGCGTTTATTGGTGCCAGTTTGTCGGTATTAATTGTATTTGTTTTGTCGGGTCCTGGTCGAAGTAGCCAGGTTGAACGCATGTTGTTGTCTGGTGTGGCCACCTCATTTTTGTTCGGCGCACTGACCAGTTTATTACTGTATTTCTCTAGTCCGCAGGCCGCGGCGTCAGTATTATTTTGGAGCTTGGGTAGCTTTGCTAAAGCCAGTTGGTCTAATTTACTGTTACCCAGTGTTACTGTGGTTATTAGTTTATTGATTATGTTGGCGTTTAGACGGCAAATTATGGCGCTGCAAGCGGGCGACGAAACCGCTCACACCTTAGGGATTAACGTTGCTAAGTTGCGTTTAAGTATGTTGTTACTGTGTTCACTTATCACCGCGATGTTGGTGGCAACTTGTGGTGGTATTGGTTTTGTGGGATTGATGATCCCGCACACTGTTAGGCTATTGTTTTCTGGACGTCAGCCGATGATCTTAACTGCGATGTTGGGTGGATTATTTATGGTGTGGATTGACGTGATAGCGCGATGTATTTTATTTAACCAAGAATTACCGGTTGGTATTATTACTGCAGCATTAGGCAGTGTGTTTTTCTTGTTTATTTTACGTCAACGCCGTTAATTGCATAAGCATAGTGATGCGCACTTTTATACGCATTATGTTGATATTTCTTCGCCCGAGTTATTGGAGTGGTAATGTTTGTAATAGAAGCCGTTAACCCAGATGTTGATAGCATCATTGAGCATAAGATTAATCAAAAAACTAAACCGCTGGGAGCTTTAGGGCAACTAGAATCATTGGCATTACAGATTGCTCGAGTGCAGTATAGTGGTAATCAACAGCGGTTAAGCACACCACTGCACATCAATAAACCGACCATGCTGGTGTTTGCTGCCGACCACGGTATTGCCGCTTACGGAGTGTCGATTGCACCGAGTGAAGTGACTACCCAAATGGTGCATAACTTTGTTCAAGGCGGTGCAGCCATTAATGTTTTTTGTCGCCAAGTTGGGTTTGAGTTAGAAATAATTGATTGCGGCATATTACAAGCGCTTAGTGGCCAAACCAACGTTATAAATCAGCGCTTAGGCGCTGGCACTAACGCAATGCATTTAACGGCTGCAATGGGGCTTGAACAAGTAGCCCAAGGGTTTGAGTTTGCTCGCCAATTGGTTAGCCGTCATGTGGATGAGGGTTGCAACCTGATTGCCTTAGGCGAAATGGGGATTGGCAATACTTCAGCCGCGACTGCGGTAATGTCAGCTATGCTCAATATTGATGTTGAGTTATGTGTTGGTAGAGGCACTGGAATTGATGATGCAACGCTGAAAATTAAAAGCCAATTAATTAATCAAGCACTTGAATTACATCAACATGAGTTAATTTCTCCTGAGGCTATTTTGGCTCACGTGGGCGGTTTTGAAATAGTACAAATGACCGGGGCGATTTTGGCGGCTGCGGAACAAAAAATATTAGTGATGATAGATGGTTTTATCGCTACTGCTGCAGCATTAGTTGCGGTAACATTATCCCCACAATCAAGAGACTATTTAATCTTTGCTCATGAGTCGCAAGAGCAGGGACATAAGCTTCTGTTACAACAGCTACAAGCTACACCATTGTTGTCGCTGGGATTAAGACTTGGAGAAGGCACTGGCGCTGCGTTAGCGTTACCGTTAATTCAAGCTGCAATTAATTTTTACAATCAAATGGCCAGTTTCGATGATGCTGGTGTTAATAATGTGGTTTAAGGGTACAACATGTCTGGCGAGATAAAGTGGTTGCGGCAGTTAAATTTATTTTTTGTGGCGATGAGTTTTTTTACTCGGATCCCAGTTCCATCGTGGGTAGTAATAGACAATGACAAACTAAACAAAGCCAGCCGTTATTTTGGCTTGGTCGGTTTAGTGATTGGGTTAATTTGTGCATTAGTGTTTTGGTTAGCTCAGCTGATTTTACCGGCAAGTATTGCTATTTTACTGTCGATGGTGGCCGGTGTATTAATCACTGGAGCATTTCATGAAGACGGTTTAGCCGACACAGCTGACGGTTTTGGTGGCGGTTGGACGGTAGAAGATAAACTGCGGATCATGAAAGATTCGCGTTTGGGCAGTTATGGTGCTTTAGCATTGGGTTTGGTGTTATTACTAAAGTGGCAATTGTTAGTCGAGTTAGCGTTATACAGCCCAATGGCTGCAGTAAGTGCGCTGGTGGCGGGCCATACATTAAGTCGAGTGGTAGCTTCTAGCTTAATTTTTAGTGAACAATATGTTCGCGATGACGACAGCAGCAAGTCGAAACCGATTGCGCAAAATCGACAGTTAAACGATTTATTCATTTTGATTGCTAGCGGTATTTTTGTGTTGTTATGGCTTAATGGGGTCGCTGCTTTTGTATTGTTTATTACCTTGTGGTTAGTGCGTATTTTGTTAGGTGGCTTTTTCCGTAAACAAATTGGCGGTTACACCGGCGACACGTTAGGCGCAGCGCAACAAATTAGCGAAGTGTGTTGTTACTTAGTTATTTTAGCAGTTGGGTTAAGCTAATGATTCATTTGGTGTTGGGCGGTGCGCGCAGCGGTAAAAGTCGCTTTGCTGAGCAATGCGTTGCCGAATATGCCGCTATTGGTTATCAATGCGTGTATTTAGCAACGGCAACCGCGTTGGATACTGAAATGTCGCAACGTATTCACCAACACCAACAAGATAGAGTGTCCAGCCCCCATGGCTGGACACTGCATGAACAAGCTTTTGATATAGCCCAAACCTTGGTAGCCATTGATAAACCACAGCAAGTCATACTGCTCGATTGCCTCACGTTATTATTAACCAATCATTTATTGTTAGATGATGGCGCTTCGTGGGCTACGCAAAAAATATTACTGCTGGACAGTTTGACATCTTTACAAAGCGATGTGGTGTTAGTGAGCAATGAAGTAGGCTCAGGTATTGTGCCTATGGGCGAGCTAAACCGCCGTTTTGTTGATGAAGCCGGTTGGTTAAATCAAGCGGTGGCCGCGATATCAGACCAAGTGACTTTAGTGGTCGCGGGGCTTCCTTTAGTGTTAAAGGCCTAGTGTTGGCTTCACTTGCTGTCATCCCTTCAATAGATAACATATCGGGCGCATTAATGGTGCAAGGCACCACTTCTGATGCGGGTAAAAGCACCCTTGTAGCTGGATTATGCCGCCTGTTTGCCCGCCAGGGTGTTAATGTTGCGCCGTTTAAACCACAAAATATGGCGTTAAACAGTGCTGTTACCATTGATGGCGGCGAAATTGGCCGAGCACAAGCACTGCAAGCCATTGCTTGTGGTGTCGCACCTCATACCGATTTTAACCCGGTATTATTAAAGCCAAGCTCAGATACTAGCGCCCAAGTAATTATTCACGGTAAAGCGTTAAGTACATTAGACGCGAAAGCCTTTTTCGGACCTCAAAGCCAAGGATATAAAACCTTAGCGTTAGCGGCAGTGATGCAGTCTTACTCGCGCTTACAGCAGCGCTATTCGCTGGTGGTGATTGAAGGTGCTGGCAGCCCAGCTGAAATCAATTTGCGTGAAGGCGATATTGCCAATATGGGCTTTGCTGAAGTGGCTGATTGTCCGGTAATCATTATTGCCGATATTGATAAAGGTGGCGTGTTCGCGCATTTAGTGGGCACACTAGCGCTATTAAGTCCGTCTGAACAAGCGCGGGTTAAAGGGTTTGTTATTAATCGTTTTCGCGGCGACATTAGCTTGTTGCAGCCGGGTATCGACTGGCTTGAAGCCTATACCCAAAAACCCGTATTAGGCGTGCTTCCTTATTTACACGACTTACATTTAGACGCCGAAGATGCACTGATTGACGCGCCTACCCACTCATTATCTAACCAAGCTCGGTTAACCGTATTAGTATTAGTGTTCCCAAGGATCAGTAATCATACTGACTTTGATCCACTGCGCTTACATCCCCAAATTGATTTTCATTATGTCAGCATGCAAAGTGATAGCTGCGGTGCGAGCTGGCCAAATGCTGATGTAATTATGTTACCTGGCAGTAAAAATGTCCGCAGTGATTTAGCCTTTATGCGTCAGCAAGGTTGGGATATACGCCTTAAAAATCATTTGCGCTATGGCGGTAAAGTGATTGGTATTTGCGGCGGATATCAAATGCTGGGCGAATTAATAGATGATCCTTTGGGGATTGAAGGTAGCGCAGGATCCAGTATCGGATTGGGCTTATTACCGATCCGTACCGTATTAACTGCCAGTAAAACCTTAACCCAAGTAAGGGGTCACTTACGTTTACAGCAACAACAGGTCGAGTTTAGCGGTTATGAAATCCATTGTGGTGAGTCCTTACTTTCCCAACAGGGCGTTACTCAGCCATTGTCGATTGAACCATTGTCGATTGAACCAGTGGCCGACCAACCTCTTGCTACCGTAAAGCTTGATGGTATTGTCAGTGACGATCAACAAATTTTAGCCACTTATGTACACGGTTTATTTGATTCACCGCAGGCTTGCCAACTCATTTTAGGTTGGGCAGGTTTAGCCGATGCACAACATATTGATATTAATCAGATCCGCGAGCAGCAACTTGAACGTCTTGCCGACGTGCTAGAGACGCATTTGGATATAAACACTTTGACAGGAATAATTGCATGACAAATCATCTTGATGAAAACACCACAAATTCAACGAGCAGCGACACTACCCAAGCCAGTTCACACGATGCCGTAAAAGCGGATCGTCATAAAGTCCGTCAACAGAAGGTTAAAGTGGGCGTGGATGCCAAAATTGCTGCCGCACAAGATGAAAAAGGCATTTTGTTAGTGCTAACCGGCAATGGCAAAGGTAAATCAACCTCTGGTTTTGGCTCGGTTGCTCGCGCTGTCGGTCATGGTCATAAAGCGGCTGTAGTGCAGTTTATTAAAGGCACCTGGGCTTGTGGCGAGCGTAACTTGTTAGAAGGCGCAGGTGTACCGTTTCATGTCATGGGCACTGGCTTTACCTGGGAAACTCAAGATAAAGAGAAAGATACCCAAGCGGCCATGGAAGCTTGGCTTGAAGCTGAAAAACTACTGAAAGATGAATCGATTAACATGGTGTTGCTTGATGAGCTAACTTATATGGTCAGTTATCATTATATCGAACTTGAGCGGGTGTTAACGGCACTTAGAAATCGCCCAGCGATGCAACACGTGATTATCACCGGCCGCGCTTGTCATCGTGACATTATCGAATTAGCCGATACCGTAAGTGAAGTGCAACCGATTAAGCATGCGTTTAATGACGGCATTAAAGCGCAATTAGGATTTGATTATTAAATAATCTCTGTCGCTGAACCCATACATTGGTTTTAGCGACAATCTAGGCTAAATTATCGCTCAATTTAACCTTTTATTTAGCCGCCCATTTACGGCTTATTTTGTTTGTATTGGTTTCTACACCTAGGTTAATGCTGGTGTCGATAGATTCTGGAAACCACTTCGCCACAATATGATCAAATTCGCCGTTTTGTTTAATAGTGTCAAACGCCTGTAGCATCTGATTATACAGCTCGCTATTAGTGTCTTTATGAGTGGCTAATCCTAATGACATTTGACTAATAATATAGGCTGGTGTGAATTCGTCTTGGTTAATGCCCAAAGCCTGAACGGCTTCTCTAAAACCAATTTGATTGTTGTAATTTAAATCAATTCTGCCGAAGTTAAGCATTTTAACAGCAGTGGCTTGATTACCGACTATATAGACATTTGTATGGTTGGGATCAATGTTTAAGCGATCAAAAGACACATCATCGCGTGATAACGCCAAACTGTAATTATGCACGTCTTTGGTACTTAAAATATTGATATCAGTCCTAGTCGTTCTTTTATATATCGCATCTTGTACCGTGTAAAAATCACTCACCCATTTAAAGTACGCTAAGCGTTTATCGGTTCTGCCAATCGAAAAAATAAACGTATTAGGATGCTTTTTAGCATTTCGATATGCCCGACTCCAGGGTTGCATTTGGATATCAATATCAAAGTTTAGGTATGCTTGAGTTGCCTGTAAAATATCTATGGCAAAGCCGACAAAATCCCCCTGAGCGTCAATGGCTTGAAATGGAGGGTAAGTCTCGGTGTAAAAAGTCACTTTTTGTGTTGCACTGATAGCTGGCGAGATCAGTGTTGCGGCAGCAAATACAATAATTGTGGCTATATACCTGAGCATTGATGGGTTACCTAGTTCTGAATCAACGGCGGATTTTATAGCATGTTGGCAGGGATATGAACGTACGGAACGATTATAATTTATTGATCAGTGTCACACTTATTTTACTAATTAGTGTTTTTACTCTAATCGATTTAACTAAGCAATTGTTGCAACACCATTTTTGTTGGCGCCCTATAGATTATTGCGATGTGGAAATTGAATTATATTACGTATTCTTCTGCCCACTCTTTTAAGCGCTCTAAAATATCCAATGCAGTACGGCCAAGTTCAGTAATGGTATAAGACACCGCTATTGGCCGATCACTAATGACATGGCGTGTCACCAATCCTTGCGTTTCTAATTCTTTAAGACGTTGGTCGACCATTTTCTTACTGGCACCGCCCAACATGCGTGTTAGATCATTAAAGCGCACCGGCCCATCTTGTAAATGCCATAAAATCGATGCTTTCCATTTACCGCCTAATACTCGCATACCGCGCTCTACCGAGCAGGGTTCGGCACAAGGGTTAATAACTTTTTTCTGGCCGTTATCCATTGTTTCAATTGTTGTTTTCAATGTTTACACCTAGGTTACTAAAAGTATACTGGTTGCTTTTGTATCCCATTGTATCAGAATAGGCGTTAATTAGAATAACTCCATTTTTTTCCATTTAAGGAATGTGTCTTCATGGCAGTATTAACCTCTTACGATCCCTCGAGTTATCACAAGGTTGCTGGTGGCGAACAAATTGAAGCCACTGCGGTTGGCAGTGTTGAAATCTTAGCGATATCTCAATTACCAGAAGTGGTCGCTAATGCCCGGATGGCCCAAAAAAGCTGGGCGAGTTTGTCGCTTATTGAACGTCAACAGTATGTTGTTAAAGCCTACCAGCAGCTTGAGGCCGTGCAAGATGAGCTTGCATCATTAATCAGCCAAGAAATGGGTAAAGATTATCGCCGCGCGACTTACGAAGTAGGCGGTACGATACAAAATGCGCCTTATTTTACCGGTGAAATAAGCGATGCATTAACGACAGAGAAACTTGATAACCGCACCGAATTACAATATCGACCATTAGGCGTTGTTGCGGTTATTTCCCCTTGGAACTATCCGTTAGCCATGGCGAATAACTTGTTAATGCCGGCGCTGATGGCTGGTAACAGTGTGATACTAAAACCGTCAGAAGAAACGCCATTAGTTGCTGAATTATTTATCAATACCTTAAATAAGGTGTTGCCAACAAATGTGCTGCAACTTGCTCAAGGCGACAAAGCGCTTGGCCAAGCATTGGTGGCGGCAGACATTAATATGGTGGCGTTTACGGGGTCGATGGCGGCAGGTAAGCATATTATGGCCAATGCAGCACCGGGCTTAAAGCGTCTCGTCATGGAGTTAGGCGGTAACGACCCTATGATAGTGATGGCCACAGCCAATATTGATGCCGCGGTGAGATTCGCGGTTGCCAGTTCGTTTGAAAATGCCGGACAGATGTGTACTTCAACAGAGCGAGTCTATGTGGATGAGCGTATTGCTGATGAGTTTGAACAAAAAGTTGTCGCCATGGCCAGCCGCTATCAAGTGGGTAAGTGGGACCAAGCACAGGTGAATATAGGCCCTATGGTTAACCCTGCGCAACATCAAAAAGTGTTGCAACAATTGCAAGACGCGAAAGCCAAAGGTGCACAGTTTTTATTGGGTAGCGATGACTACTCATTACCGTTTATTCAACCGACAGTAGTGAGCGGAATAACCCCAGACATGCAGCTTGAACGCGAAGAAACTTTTGGTCCAGTAGTCGCAATTAGTCGCTTTAGTGATATTGCTGAAGCCATTTATCGAGCTAACGATAGCCAATATGGTTTAGCTGCAGTGGTATTTGGCGGCCAAGGTGCAAAAGCCGTTGCCGAGCAACTTGAAGCGGGCATGGTTGGCGTTAACCAAGGTGCTGGTGCGGGTAATGCACCTTGGGTTGGTGCAAAGCAAAGTGGTTTAGGTTTTCATGGTACTGCTGCAGGGCATCGCCAATTTGCTCAAGTGAGAGTCATGAGTTACTAATTTTAGCGGCGCTATGAGTAGGCCTATTAAAGGTTTCGCTAAGATTTAGATAATAAGATTTAGATTAAGGTTTAAAGGTAAATAATAAATGAACACAACAAACGTAAATGCAGATTATTTTGTGGTGGCGCATGAACCCGGCGCTGAGCATCCTGCGCTGCCAACATGGGCTAATCATAAAGCCAATATCGCCCAGCTTAATGATGTAGCACTGACTGAAACTGAGCCGTTGCAAGTGAGCAAAAAAATGTTAGCCGAAGTGCCAGGGGCGTTTCAATTACTCAATGTATTGTCGGCCGATGAGTGTAAACGCTTGATTACTGTGAGCGAGACCATGGGCTTTTTACCCGATGCTGCAGTGTCGTTGCCGCGTCATGTGCGCCATAACGACAGTTTAACCTGGGTGGTTGATAATACTACCGAGCAAATTATATGGAATAGAATTAAGCATATAATGGACGATAACTTGGGCATTTTTGATGGCAAAGCGGCGTTAGGTTTAAATAATCGTTTTCGTTTTTATCGCTATAACCAAGGTGATTATTTTAAGCCGCATTCGGATGGTTCTTGGCCGGGCAGCCAAGTTATTGATGGTGAATTAGTGCGCGATGCTTTTGGCGATCGCTATAGTCAATTAACCTTTTTAATCTTACTCACAGAAGACTTTGAAGGTGGGGCAACCCGATTTTTAGTTAACGCTGACAATCCGCATTTACCTGCTAAACATGGCGATAATGTAAAAAATGTTGATGTAAGAACGCCTGCAGGCAGCGTGCTGTGTTTCCCCCATGGAATGCATCCGCTGCATTGTATTCACAGTTCTGAACCTATTTACCAAGGGATTAAATACATTATTCGCACCGATGTATTGTTTGAGTTATAGCACTGGTAATCTTATAACATAGGTTATTACAACAGGTTGGCTTGACGATAAGCCAGCCCGTTGATGAGTTGTTCTACTTTTAGCGGGGTAAAGCACAAGGTTCGCTCAGTTTGGGTGACAGCGTCTTTACTCTGTGTATCTGTTGTATTTGCTAGTTCTGCACTGTTTGTTTGCTCTATCTCCTGCCAAATTATCTGACTCGATACCGTTATGTGTAATGCATGCCCTTGTTGCCAATCACAAAATAATAAGCTGGTAATGGGATTTTCGAGCAAGTTACCTAAGGTATTAAAAAAACCATTGCCGACATAATCATTCACCAGTAATTGTCCTTGCTCATTTATCGATACAAAACCTGCTGGACCGCCACGATGGGAAATATCGGCACCACGATTATTCAGTTGCTGGCCATCATCAAAACGACTGCTAATAAAAAAAGTATCTGCATTGCTAATAAGTTGTTTATCTGTCGGGCTGAGTTGGTAACGTGTTGACCTCGAAAATTCACCATAATTACGATTAGGGATAAACGCTTTGGGTTGAATGTACTTTGGACAATTACCATAGCTTTGTAATACGTTGACGCAAATACTTTTTTGATTAATGTCGGTAATAATGCCATTAATGCGGTTGCGTCTTTTGGTTTCAAAAACGATGCCTAATAAGCCGATCCGATCACCTACATTAAGATTCTGGTTAATAAAATCACCCATCGAATATTGAGTGTTTATCACTAATTCTGTATCGGTAATCGATCGAACAAAGCCTGGCGCACCGAATAATACACTGGCATTGGTGTGCAATGGTTGTTCGGCATAGCCGATGAATATCATCGACAGTGAGTCGAAAAAATCTCGATGCTGTTGCGGCAGATATTGACGAATAAACTTAGGTCCAATATCGGCCATGCGCTTATCGGTTCCTGCTCGCTGTTGCATGATTAGCTCACCTTGATGCCAGCTAGGCGCCAGTTGCTTGTCCATTGTTTTTCCTTATGCAACCGCGTGATTAGGCGATTAATTCAAGCCTAATACCACCGGGAATGGTGCACATCATGTGATGAATCGGTAAGTCGCCTAATGGCTCTGGGGCAAACTCAATGTCTACATTATCAAGCATAGCGAGTCGTTGATGTATGTGTTGCAGCTGCTCAAGGCTAGCCAATTTTAGCGCAAAATGATGTAAGCCTACGTTATTGTGGCGGTCAAAACCGACTATTTGGTTAGTCTCATTAAGTTGCCATAGCGTTAGCATAATGGTGCCGTCGGATACAAAAATAGCTGGATAGTCTGGTTTTTCACCCACTGGCTTAAAATGCAATTGGTCGATGAAAAATGCGGCTGTTTGTTTAATGTCTGGCACGCTTAGGCCGAGATGATGAATGCCTAACGTGCTAAAAGATGTTGTACTTGAGTTTGGATCAGTGGTTGTGCTGCACATAGTTATAACCCTTAATTGGTGAGTGTTAGTTGTTGGTGAACAAGTCTGTACACTATCGTAGGTGAACAGAACTGTTTACGTCAAGCTAAAAGTTGTTATAATTTACTTTTAGCCATAGAGGTAGATTGCCATGCAACCCAGAAAACAACATTTGATCGACACTGCGTTAGGGTTATTTAACCAGCAGGGTTACCACGCGACTGGCATTGATTTAATTTTGGCGCAATCAGGTGTGTCTAAAGCGACGCTGTATAAACATTTTCGTAGCAAAGATGAGTTAATTCTGGCGGCATTACAGCAACGTCATCAACAAGTGCTTACTTCAATTAACGTTAAAGTAGATGCTGCGGTTCAAGCGGGTGAGTCTGGTGTGCTGGCTATTTTTGATGCGTTAAATGACTGGTTTAATGGCGAGCGTTTTTTTGGCTGCAATTTTATTAATGCCAGTGCGGAATATGCCGATGCGCACAACCCGATACATGTATTTTCGGCGCAACATAAACAAGCCATTGCCGAACTTATTCGCGCACAATTACCTCCACAAGATGCAGATAAAGCGGATCAAATAGGCTTATTGATCGAAGGTTCGATAGTGATGGCCCATACCCGAGGCATAAAAACATCGGCGTTAATGGCAAAAAATATGGCTATGCTTATCCTGAGAATCGACTAGATTGCTCCAACGATTAATATGGCAGATGCTAGGTTAAATAGTTGTTGTAATTCGAATTTAAAGCTAGATAGTTTTGTTGTTTTTGAACGATTTGAATTC
This region of Shewanella livingstonensis genomic DNA includes:
- a CDS encoding VOC family protein; this translates as MCSTTTDPNSSTTSFSTLGIHHLGLSVPDIKQTAAFFIDQLHFKPVGEKPDYPAIFVSDGTIMLTLWQLNETNQIVGFDRHNNVGLHHFALKLASLEQLQHIHQRLAMLDNVDIEFAPEPLGDLPIHHMMCTIPGGIRLELIA
- a CDS encoding TetR/AcrR family transcriptional regulator; this encodes MQPRKQHLIDTALGLFNQQGYHATGIDLILAQSGVSKATLYKHFRSKDELILAALQQRHQQVLTSINVKVDAAVQAGESGVLAIFDALNDWFNGERFFGCNFINASAEYADAHNPIHVFSAQHKQAIAELIRAQLPPQDADKADQIGLLIEGSIVMAHTRGIKTSALMAKNMAMLILRID